From the Acidiferrobacterales bacterium genome, one window contains:
- a CDS encoding phosphoribosylaminoimidazolesuccinocarboxamide synthase: MERGELLYSGKAKSIFQTANEHQLLMEFRDDTSAFDGRKTEALSRKGKVNNYFNAFIMENLENAGIRTHFDSLVGDTQSLVKNLDMIPVECVVRNITTGSICRRLGVEENMELDTPTFEFFLKNDELHDPMINEYHIRCFGWAEDDEIDKMVDYTLKTNAILSPLFRNAGIILVDFKLEFGRFDGDIVLGDEFTPDGCRLWDSETREKLDKDRFRQDLGDVVESYEIAASRLGVSIPN; the protein is encoded by the coding sequence ATGGAACGCGGAGAACTGCTTTACTCCGGTAAGGCCAAATCAATCTTTCAAACCGCCAACGAGCATCAACTGCTGATGGAGTTTCGAGATGATACGTCTGCATTTGACGGTCGGAAAACCGAGGCGCTGAGTCGAAAGGGAAAGGTCAACAATTATTTCAATGCGTTCATCATGGAGAATCTGGAGAATGCTGGAATTCGTACACATTTTGATTCACTGGTCGGTGATACGCAGTCCCTGGTCAAGAATCTTGACATGATTCCTGTTGAGTGTGTTGTCCGTAACATTACCACCGGGTCGATATGCAGACGACTTGGAGTGGAAGAGAATATGGAACTGGATACGCCGACTTTCGAGTTCTTTCTCAAGAACGATGAGCTGCATGATCCAATGATCAATGAATATCACATCCGTTGTTTCGGTTGGGCCGAAGACGATGAGATTGACAAGATGGTTGACTACACTCTCAAGACCAATGCGATCCTCTCACCACTATTTCGAAATGCCGGGATCATCCTGGTTGATTTCAAGCTCGAATTCGGACGGTTTGACGGTGATATCGTGCTCGGAGATGAATTCACCCCGGACGGATGTCGCCTGTGGGATTCTGAAACGCGCGAAAAACTGGATAAGGACCGCTTCCGCCAGGACTTGGGTGATGTGGTGGAATCATATGAGATTGCGGCCAGTCGTCTTGGAGTTTCTATTCCCAATTAA
- a CDS encoding (2Fe-2S)-binding protein, protein MEVNLHLNGQTYPVEAVEGKPLLWVIRDDLKLTGTKYGCGVAFCGACTVLVDGQPVRSCQTYLNSLEGREVTTIEGLDSEVAAAVQKAWIELNVVQCGYCQSGQILSAVGLLSRTPAPTTDEIDRHMWGNVCRCATYQRIRSAVQRASQILQGG, encoded by the coding sequence ATGGAAGTGAATTTGCACCTCAATGGACAAACCTATCCCGTTGAAGCAGTGGAGGGCAAGCCACTGTTGTGGGTTATTCGAGATGATTTGAAATTAACCGGAACGAAGTACGGTTGCGGGGTCGCTTTCTGTGGCGCATGTACCGTACTGGTCGATGGACAGCCGGTACGTTCGTGTCAGACTTATCTGAATTCGCTTGAGGGCAGGGAAGTTACGACCATAGAAGGATTGGACTCCGAAGTCGCAGCGGCGGTCCAGAAAGCATGGATTGAACTGAATGTTGTCCAATGCGGATACTGCCAGTCCGGACAGATCCTGTCTGCCGTAGGATTGCTGTCGCGGACTCCCGCTCCTACAACCGATGAAATTGACAGGCACATGTGGGGCAATGTCTGTCGTTGCGCGACCTATCAGAGAATTCGTTCTGCAGTGCAACGCGCCTCTCAGATTTTGCAGGGAGGTTAA
- a CDS encoding carboxymuconolactone decarboxylase family protein produces MDNELFDKGLAKRKATLGSEYVEKNLTAADDFNRPFQEAMTQWCWGFGWGDEAIDEKTRSMMNLAMIGALGKMHEWEIHCRGALTNGVTTEQIRAIIHVVGIYCGVPQALECFRVARKVLEESGRL; encoded by the coding sequence ATGGACAATGAACTATTCGACAAAGGATTGGCAAAACGTAAGGCAACGCTTGGTTCCGAATACGTAGAGAAGAACCTGACAGCCGCTGATGACTTCAATCGACCTTTTCAGGAAGCGATGACACAATGGTGTTGGGGATTCGGTTGGGGAGATGAAGCGATTGACGAAAAAACCAGGTCCATGATGAACCTTGCGATGATCGGGGCACTAGGGAAAATGCATGAATGGGAGATTCATTGCAGGGGAGCATTGACCAACGGCGTGACTACAGAACAGATTCGGGCAATTATCCATGTGGTCGGGATTTACTGCGGAGTTCCGCAAGCCTTGGAATGTTTTCGGGTTGCTCGAAAGGTACTCGAGGAATCCGGCAGGCTATGA
- a CDS encoding xanthine dehydrogenase family protein molybdopterin-binding subunit — translation MNTRITRRDFIKSVSAASAYSLVLGYLPGRVLASSQSKQAASLTPFLKISENGTVTVIIKHFECGQGTATGLATLIGEELGVALEELEIEFAPLNPELYANLLFGIQATGGSTSLANSFIQYRQAGAAARQMLLTAAAQSWQVSSSDLTLANGRVSGAGKSAPIAEFVAAAASMDVPAEPKLKSPQDFTLIGNPNTARLDNVPKVTGTARYSLDVHLDNQMVAVMLRSPKFGGKAISMNTDDAAKVAGFINAAILPTGTAVVVYAQDTWSALEARKAIAVEWDFSSAETRSSDKINADYLAMVNDEPQFVARDDTEGAKQSLFNSAAQVIERDFTFPYLAHATMEPMNCTIEPTADGIIVHDGCQAPSAVQQVMTAVLKLPAEKVKVNTLYAGGSFGRRFTVTSDYHVEAALAFALSGGKRPVKLIWSREDDLGGGSYRPGGAHRVRIALNAEGKIVAWDHRIAVQPIFKGTPMESMVVRNGVDSSSVEGVADTVYDIPGLFVGLTDASSPVTVNWWRSVGHSHTAFVMESMMDIAASATGRDPVEFRLAHLSGGNPDQVRLANVLRLAAEKSEWQSSPVAGRSRGVAAHKSFGTYVAEVVEISRSDDDRVKIERVTCAVDCGLAVNPDVVTAQMESGIGYGIGHVMRNEITFSDGVVNQSNFPTYMPLRISDIAHIETHIVASAEHPTGVGEPSTPPAGPALANAIAVDGPRITHLPLTAGGVQFA, via the coding sequence ATGAATACAAGAATCACTCGCCGAGACTTCATTAAGTCTGTTTCAGCCGCATCCGCCTATTCGTTGGTTTTGGGTTACTTGCCCGGACGGGTATTGGCGAGCAGTCAGTCCAAACAAGCTGCTTCGCTTACACCATTTCTCAAAATTTCCGAGAATGGAACGGTGACTGTAATCATTAAACATTTTGAGTGCGGGCAGGGGACAGCGACTGGCCTCGCAACTCTGATTGGTGAGGAACTGGGAGTTGCTCTTGAGGAGCTGGAAATTGAATTTGCTCCGCTTAACCCGGAACTCTATGCGAATCTGCTGTTCGGTATCCAGGCTACGGGCGGATCAACTTCACTTGCCAATTCTTTCATTCAGTATCGCCAGGCCGGTGCTGCAGCGCGACAGATGCTATTGACGGCTGCCGCTCAATCCTGGCAGGTGTCGTCTTCAGATCTGACCTTGGCAAACGGCCGCGTATCCGGTGCGGGCAAATCCGCACCCATCGCGGAGTTTGTAGCGGCTGCCGCATCTATGGATGTCCCGGCTGAGCCGAAGTTGAAGTCGCCGCAAGACTTTACCCTGATCGGAAACCCGAACACCGCTCGTCTGGACAACGTTCCCAAAGTGACCGGCACTGCCCGCTATTCATTGGACGTGCACTTGGATAACCAGATGGTCGCGGTGATGTTGCGCAGCCCGAAGTTTGGCGGCAAGGCAATTTCGATGAACACGGATGACGCTGCGAAAGTGGCGGGTTTTATCAATGCTGCGATACTGCCGACAGGAACCGCTGTTGTCGTCTACGCGCAGGACACATGGTCTGCCCTTGAGGCGCGCAAGGCAATCGCTGTGGAGTGGGACTTTTCGAGTGCTGAGACACGCAGTTCTGACAAGATCAACGCCGATTACCTGGCTATGGTGAACGACGAACCTCAGTTTGTGGCCAGGGATGATACCGAAGGTGCAAAACAGTCGTTGTTCAACAGTGCCGCGCAGGTGATCGAGCGCGATTTTACGTTTCCGTACCTGGCGCATGCGACGATGGAGCCGATGAATTGCACGATTGAGCCAACCGCCGACGGCATTATTGTCCACGATGGATGTCAGGCACCCTCAGCAGTCCAGCAGGTAATGACTGCAGTATTGAAACTTCCAGCTGAAAAGGTCAAGGTCAACACGTTGTATGCCGGCGGTTCGTTTGGCCGACGATTCACAGTTACCTCTGACTACCATGTTGAAGCGGCGCTCGCATTCGCGTTGAGCGGTGGCAAGCGTCCGGTGAAGCTGATCTGGTCACGGGAAGATGACCTCGGCGGCGGTTCCTATCGTCCGGGTGGTGCACACCGGGTCCGCATAGCCTTGAATGCTGAAGGCAAAATTGTAGCGTGGGACCACAGGATAGCCGTCCAGCCGATATTCAAGGGAACTCCCATGGAATCGATGGTGGTTCGTAATGGTGTCGATTCGAGTTCTGTTGAAGGGGTTGCGGACACAGTGTATGACATCCCGGGACTGTTTGTCGGACTTACCGACGCGTCCAGTCCGGTCACGGTGAACTGGTGGCGCTCGGTTGGACACAGCCATACTGCGTTCGTCATGGAAAGCATGATGGATATCGCCGCTTCCGCGACAGGCAGGGATCCGGTGGAATTTCGATTGGCTCACCTGTCGGGCGGCAATCCAGATCAGGTTCGATTGGCTAATGTACTTCGCCTTGCGGCTGAAAAATCCGAATGGCAGTCATCCCCCGTTGCAGGAAGGTCTCGAGGAGTTGCGGCACACAAGTCTTTCGGCACTTATGTTGCGGAAGTCGTGGAAATTTCCCGCAGTGATGATGACAGGGTGAAAATTGAGCGGGTCACCTGTGCGGTGGATTGCGGGCTGGCAGTGAATCCGGATGTTGTCACTGCTCAAATGGAAAGTGGAATCGGTTACGGTATTGGACACGTAATGCGTAATGAAATCACCTTCAGTGACGGCGTGGTCAATCAGTCCAACTTTCCAACATACATGCCGTTACGTATCTCCGACATCGCTCATATCGAGACGCATATTGTTGCGTCAGCGGAACATCCTACGGGTGTTGGCGAACCGTCCACGCCTCCGGCAGGACCCGCACTGGCGAACGCGATTGCGGTTGATGGACCGCGCATAACTCATTTGCCGCTGACCGCTGGTGGTGTTCAGTTTGCCTGA
- the dapA gene encoding 4-hydroxy-tetrahydrodipicolinate synthase: protein MITGSICAIITPMHEDGSVDLDSLSKLIEHHIESGTDAIVSVGTTGESATLTHEEHQLVFEKTIGCVAGRIPVIAGTGSNSTAEALELTAAAKQLGADACLLVVPYYNKPTQEGMYQHFKLIAESVDIPQILYNVPGRTSSDLHNSTAVRLSHIDNIIGIKDATADIERGIRLMDESADGFVSYSGEDAAAMDLMLAGGKGTISVTANVAPKLMHEMCTAAVAGNKSLANELNDRLIPIHEAMFFESNPIPAKWAVSQQGFTESGIRLPLVPLSADVQPKVRAALESAGVL, encoded by the coding sequence ATGATTACAGGTAGCATTTGCGCAATCATCACACCTATGCATGAAGATGGATCTGTGGATCTGGATTCGTTGTCGAAATTGATCGAGCACCACATAGAGTCGGGTACTGACGCCATTGTTTCGGTAGGCACCACCGGCGAGTCAGCCACCCTGACCCATGAAGAACACCAACTCGTATTTGAGAAGACAATTGGTTGTGTTGCAGGCCGGATTCCGGTAATCGCAGGTACCGGGTCAAACAGTACAGCTGAAGCGCTGGAGCTTACAGCAGCGGCAAAGCAACTCGGCGCTGACGCATGTCTGCTGGTTGTTCCGTATTACAACAAACCGACTCAGGAGGGTATGTATCAGCACTTCAAGTTGATTGCGGAATCCGTTGATATTCCACAAATCCTCTACAACGTGCCAGGCCGAACATCATCAGACCTTCACAACAGCACAGCGGTTCGTCTCAGCCACATCGACAACATCATCGGGATCAAGGATGCGACGGCAGATATTGAACGCGGCATCAGGCTGATGGACGAATCGGCCGATGGTTTTGTTTCATATTCCGGAGAAGATGCAGCGGCGATGGATCTCATGCTGGCGGGAGGCAAGGGTACGATATCGGTCACTGCGAATGTCGCTCCCAAACTTATGCATGAAATGTGTACCGCTGCGGTTGCCGGAAACAAGTCGCTTGCCAACGAGCTGAATGACAGACTGATTCCGATCCACGAGGCGATGTTCTTTGAATCCAATCCGATACCGGCCAAGTGGGCGGTGTCACAGCAGGGATTCACCGAAAGCGGAATCAGATTGCCTTTGGTTCCATTGTCGGCGGATGTCCAACCCAAAGTGCGAGCGGCCTTGGAAAGTGCCGGAGTGCTCTAA
- a CDS encoding hydantoinase B/oxoprolinase family protein, translated as MQTDNSEQWQFWIDRGGTFTDIVASDPQGQIVTHKLLSDNPEQYEDAAIQGIRDILNSNRDNLGSDLISAVKMGTTVATNALLERTGTPCVLITTKGFRDALRIGYQTRPDLFSRQIKLPHLLYDRVIEIDQRYSAAGEVLKEVDCDAAYKQLKSVFDEGIRSCAIVFLHGYRFHGHENLIAEMARQIGYSQVSTSHEVSPLMKMIGRGDTTVVDAYLSPVLRRYVDQVASHLSGVRLMFMQSNGGLTDAYRFQGKDSILSGPAGGIVGAVETSKTAGFDKIIAFDMGGTSTDVSHYAGEYERAYDTHVAGVRIRSPIMRIHTVAAGGGSILKFDGLKYRVGPESAGANPGPACYRRDGPLTITDCNLILGKLQPDYFPKIFGPTGDQPLDTDAVIRKFEEMAETIRQSTGDDRSAHGVAEGFLNIAIDNMANAIKKISVQRGYDITEYTLCSFGGAGGQHACLVADALGVETVFIHPYAGVLSAYGIGLADVRTMYEEAVEDVLSPALIQTLDDHFSQLADKSRQDVRDQHIDDSNIDIKKRIHVRYEGTDSAVSVDADNDDSIRSEFESKHRQRFGFIMPEKPIVVEAISVEAIGRSDVHEEAGLKKVSRQSELEPTSTSQMYLSGEFRETKVYLREALQCGDEINGPAVIVEPTGTTVVEIDWKLEVTECNHLILKRTAPRPRKSVVGTDADPVMLEVFNNLFMSIAEQMGASLENSAYSVNIKERLDFSCAIFDTQGDLVANAPHMPVHLGSMGESVKIIIRNRIETMKPGDAFVLNNPYNGGTHLPDITVVTPVFEQTKGTILFYVASRGHHADVGGITPGSMPPDSHVIEEEGVLLDDVQLMREGVLLESDLRTILEGAQYPVRNVEQNLADIRAQIAANEKGVQELRNMVEHFGLDVVVAYMQHVQDNAEGAVKRVLKVLRNGRFKYEMDDASVIAVEISIDNENQTAVVDFTGTSAQLSNNFNAPSSVARAAVMYVFRTLVDDVIPMNEGCLKPIKIVIPDGCMLKPVYPAAVVAGNVETSQYITDALYGALGVMAAAQGTMNNFTFGNDTHQYYETICGGSGAGPDFDGCDAVHTHMTNAKLTDPEVLEWRFPIRLESFSIRQGSGGKGRHRGGNGAIRKLRFLETMTAAILSGHRRIPPYGADGGGPGQTGKNYVIRASGEIESMNSTDRTEMNVNDIFVIETPGGGGFGSPN; from the coding sequence GTGCAGACCGACAACTCCGAACAATGGCAATTCTGGATTGATCGCGGTGGCACGTTTACCGATATCGTCGCCAGCGACCCGCAAGGACAAATTGTCACCCACAAACTATTGTCGGACAATCCCGAACAATATGAAGATGCGGCAATCCAGGGAATCCGGGACATTCTCAATTCAAACCGGGATAATCTCGGCTCCGACCTGATCAGTGCCGTCAAAATGGGTACTACGGTTGCCACCAACGCCTTGTTGGAACGCACGGGCACCCCCTGTGTACTCATCACTACGAAAGGATTTCGTGACGCGCTTCGAATCGGCTATCAGACTCGACCTGATCTATTCTCCAGACAGATCAAACTGCCACACCTGCTCTATGACAGAGTGATCGAAATTGACCAACGCTACAGCGCGGCCGGTGAGGTGCTCAAGGAGGTCGACTGCGATGCGGCATACAAACAACTGAAAAGCGTCTTTGACGAGGGTATTCGCTCATGCGCGATCGTATTTCTGCATGGATATCGGTTCCATGGGCACGAGAATCTCATCGCGGAAATGGCAAGGCAGATCGGTTATTCGCAAGTGTCAACCTCACACGAAGTCAGTCCGCTGATGAAAATGATCGGCCGCGGCGATACTACTGTTGTCGACGCTTATCTTTCGCCGGTCCTTCGTCGCTATGTTGATCAGGTTGCCAGTCATCTGTCCGGTGTGCGGCTGATGTTCATGCAGTCCAACGGTGGGTTGACAGACGCCTACCGTTTTCAGGGCAAAGACAGCATTCTCTCCGGGCCGGCAGGTGGAATTGTCGGTGCCGTTGAGACCAGTAAAACCGCCGGTTTCGACAAGATCATCGCGTTCGATATGGGCGGAACGTCCACGGACGTCTCGCACTACGCGGGAGAATATGAACGCGCTTATGACACACATGTTGCGGGGGTACGCATTCGTTCTCCGATTATGCGAATTCACACTGTTGCTGCCGGTGGCGGTTCGATTCTCAAATTTGATGGTCTGAAGTATCGTGTCGGTCCTGAATCAGCTGGCGCGAATCCGGGCCCAGCGTGTTATCGGCGAGACGGGCCCCTCACAATCACTGACTGCAATCTGATCCTTGGAAAACTGCAACCCGACTATTTCCCGAAAATATTCGGCCCCACCGGCGACCAGCCTCTTGATACCGATGCGGTCATTCGGAAGTTTGAGGAAATGGCTGAAACCATTCGGCAGTCCACCGGAGACGATCGCTCCGCGCATGGTGTCGCAGAAGGATTTCTGAACATTGCGATCGACAACATGGCAAACGCAATCAAGAAAATCTCTGTTCAGCGCGGCTACGACATCACCGAATACACCCTTTGCAGTTTCGGTGGCGCCGGCGGGCAGCACGCGTGCCTTGTTGCCGATGCCCTAGGTGTCGAAACCGTATTCATTCATCCATACGCGGGTGTGCTGTCCGCATATGGAATCGGCCTCGCCGACGTTCGAACCATGTATGAGGAGGCCGTTGAAGATGTGCTGTCTCCAGCCCTGATCCAAACTCTCGACGATCACTTCTCGCAACTCGCCGACAAGTCCAGGCAAGATGTACGGGATCAGCATATAGACGACAGCAACATCGACATAAAGAAAAGAATTCACGTTCGATACGAGGGAACCGACTCGGCTGTTTCGGTCGATGCCGACAACGATGACTCGATTCGAAGCGAATTCGAGTCCAAACATCGACAAAGATTCGGATTCATCATGCCCGAAAAGCCAATCGTAGTCGAAGCGATTTCTGTTGAGGCCATTGGCCGATCAGATGTTCACGAGGAGGCAGGACTCAAGAAAGTATCTAGGCAATCAGAACTTGAGCCGACCAGCACCTCACAGATGTACTTGTCCGGTGAATTCCGCGAAACCAAGGTCTATCTTCGCGAAGCGCTTCAATGCGGTGACGAGATCAATGGTCCGGCGGTCATCGTCGAGCCCACCGGAACAACTGTCGTGGAAATTGACTGGAAACTCGAAGTGACTGAATGCAATCACCTCATTCTGAAACGAACCGCACCCCGACCTCGCAAGAGTGTCGTCGGAACGGACGCGGATCCGGTGATGCTGGAGGTATTCAACAACCTATTCATGTCAATCGCTGAACAGATGGGGGCTTCGTTGGAAAATTCCGCCTATTCGGTCAATATCAAGGAGCGACTCGATTTTTCCTGTGCAATTTTTGATACTCAGGGTGACCTGGTTGCGAACGCGCCACATATGCCAGTTCATCTGGGGTCGATGGGCGAATCGGTGAAGATCATCATTCGCAATCGGATCGAAACGATGAAGCCGGGAGACGCATTTGTTCTGAACAACCCCTACAACGGTGGCACTCACCTGCCGGACATTACGGTTGTCACACCGGTGTTCGAGCAGACAAAAGGCACGATCCTATTTTACGTCGCATCACGCGGTCATCATGCCGACGTCGGTGGAATTACCCCTGGTTCAATGCCACCTGACAGTCATGTGATCGAGGAAGAAGGTGTGTTGCTGGATGATGTGCAACTGATGCGGGAAGGCGTGTTGCTGGAGTCTGACCTGAGGACGATTCTCGAAGGAGCGCAATATCCGGTACGGAATGTTGAGCAGAATCTCGCAGATATCCGCGCGCAGATTGCAGCGAACGAAAAAGGCGTGCAAGAACTCCGGAACATGGTGGAACATTTTGGACTGGATGTTGTTGTCGCTTACATGCAGCATGTTCAGGACAATGCCGAAGGTGCCGTGAAACGAGTGCTCAAGGTCCTTCGAAATGGCAGATTCAAGTATGAGATGGATGATGCGAGCGTGATCGCGGTCGAAATATCCATAGACAACGAAAACCAGACTGCAGTCGTTGACTTTACGGGAACCTCCGCCCAGCTTTCGAACAACTTCAATGCGCCCTCTTCGGTCGCGCGTGCCGCTGTCATGTATGTTTTCCGTACCCTGGTCGACGATGTCATTCCAATGAATGAGGGGTGCCTGAAGCCAATCAAGATCGTCATTCCCGATGGCTGCATGCTGAAGCCGGTTTACCCGGCCGCAGTCGTTGCGGGCAATGTCGAGACGTCCCAATACATCACCGATGCCCTGTATGGCGCGCTCGGTGTGATGGCGGCGGCACAAGGCACCATGAACAACTTCACATTTGGCAACGACACCCATCAATATTACGAGACTATCTGTGGTGGATCAGGCGCAGGACCGGATTTTGATGGCTGCGATGCGGTTCATACTCACATGACGAACGCGAAGCTAACTGATCCGGAAGTATTGGAATGGCGCTTTCCGATTCGACTTGAGAGTTTTTCAATTCGTCAAGGCAGCGGGGGGAAAGGCAGGCATCGAGGTGGGAATGGAGCGATTCGGAAACTTCGATTTCTTGAGACGATGACCGCCGCCATTCTCTCGGGACATAGACGGATTCCCCCATATGGAGCGGACGGAGGAGGTCCCGGACAGACAGGCAAGAACTATGTCATTCGGGCAAGTGGTGAGATCGAGTCCATGAACTCGACAGACAGGACTGAAATGAATGTCAACGATATCTTTGTGATTGAGACGCCGGGTGGCGGTGGGTTTGGCAGTCCGAACTGA
- a CDS encoding cob(I)yrinic acid a,c-diamide adenosyltransferase has product MGNRLSKIYTRTGDDGTTGLGDQSRVSKDSDRIEAIGQLDELNSFIGVTLANELPENVRSCLNRVQHTLLDIGGELAVPGFDALVTAENVKFLEDHLDALNNELAPLKEFILPGGTPAAAHCHVARTVCRRVERRLHTLANQEDVSQFSRQYVNRLSDLLFVAARYINLKSGDADVLWDHDRTKKKFKKVSS; this is encoded by the coding sequence GTGGGAAACCGACTTTCCAAAATCTATACCAGAACGGGCGACGATGGAACGACTGGACTCGGAGATCAAAGTCGGGTCTCGAAAGATTCCGACCGAATCGAAGCCATCGGTCAGCTGGATGAACTCAACAGTTTCATCGGCGTTACACTCGCGAACGAACTACCCGAAAACGTTCGCAGTTGTCTGAATCGGGTTCAGCATACCTTGCTGGACATCGGTGGAGAACTGGCAGTTCCCGGATTCGATGCGCTCGTCACCGCCGAAAATGTTAAGTTTCTCGAAGACCATCTGGATGCACTCAACAACGAGCTGGCTCCACTGAAGGAGTTCATCCTTCCCGGAGGCACGCCAGCTGCGGCACACTGCCACGTCGCGAGAACAGTCTGCAGAAGGGTTGAGCGGCGCCTCCACACGCTTGCGAATCAGGAAGATGTCTCGCAGTTCTCAAGACAGTATGTGAACCGGCTTTCAGACCTGCTGTTCGTGGCCGCTCGTTATATCAACCTCAAGAGCGGTGATGCTGACGTGCTATGGGACCATGATAGAACCAAGAAAAAATTCAAGAAAGTCTCATCTTGA
- the ampD gene encoding 1,6-anhydro-N-acetylmuramyl-L-alanine amidase AmpD, with translation MKIHVLSGLVAGVRQVGSPNFDARPQNVEPEVIIVHSISLPPGQYGGKEVEDLFCNRLDCQSHPYFHSLENLRVSAHFLVRRDGEVIQFVSLNKRAWHAGVSFCIGRENVNDFSIGIELEGCDDDEFEDNQYDSLNSLIELLLGHFSNMDYNRIFGHSDIAPDRKTDPGPNFDWPRIGVTNRTV, from the coding sequence ATGAAAATTCATGTTCTGAGTGGACTTGTAGCCGGTGTCAGGCAGGTCGGTTCGCCTAATTTTGATGCTCGGCCGCAGAATGTTGAACCGGAAGTGATCATCGTTCATTCCATCAGTCTGCCTCCCGGACAGTACGGTGGCAAGGAAGTCGAGGATCTGTTCTGCAACCGATTGGATTGTCAGTCACACCCATACTTTCATAGTCTTGAGAATTTGCGAGTTTCTGCGCATTTTCTGGTGCGACGAGATGGTGAGGTGATCCAGTTTGTCTCGCTGAACAAGCGGGCATGGCATGCGGGTGTCTCTTTCTGTATTGGCCGAGAGAATGTCAATGACTTTTCCATTGGCATCGAACTTGAGGGGTGTGATGACGATGAATTTGAGGACAATCAGTACGATTCGCTGAATTCACTGATCGAATTATTGCTGGGACACTTCTCGAATATGGACTACAACAGGATCTTTGGTCATTCCGATATTGCACCTGACCGGAAAACCGATCCCGGCCCAAACTTCGACTGGCCGAGAATCGGAGTGACCAATCGAACCGTCTGA